Sequence from the Maniola jurtina chromosome 23, ilManJurt1.1, whole genome shotgun sequence genome:
ggttttttttggaaagtacctatcaaaaaaaaaataccctagtacggaacccctAGGTGcgggagtccgactcgcacttggccggtttttgtacgAAAAAGGGAAATTATACACCGGTTCTTCGGCTCTTCGAGCTTTTCAGGGACAAACCTAAGACGACATTAATTCCATTCTTCCAATCCACATTCCATAGTAAACAGTTTCGTGTAAATAGGCCTTCAACGATGTCTGTGTGCGAGAGATACGAATCGACAATCGATTCGGCTTGCGGTCGTTCCGACGCGTCGACATTACTCAATGCGATTACGAAACCCCTACCATGGTACACTCGAACGAACATTATCTTACGTCACACGAGGTACTCGAACCGAAAACATTATTTGTCACCTGTACAAATTActattaaaatacaataatattatcattttaattatcctccatactaatattataaatgcgaaagtgtgtctgtctgtctgtctgctaacttttcacggcccaaaagtttaactgattctgacgaaatttggtacagggttagcttatatctcggggacggacataaactactttcggaaaatcaaagagttcccacgggatctttaaaaacctaaatccccgcggacgaagtcgcgggcatcctctagttatttgATAAAGGCAAGTGCTAAAGTGCAGTGTaaagatttaaaatattttttagggcTTTTGCCCTGGCTtcacgtttatttatttatttatttaataacaaacttttacaaggtTTACAAAACAGGTGTATTCATAAACTTGATAAGTTTTTCCGCACACCTGTGAAAATTAGTTTATTTCATAATAGTATTTTCTTCATATTTACTcgtgattgtttaaagaatccCATGCGTTCTGGTGGCTGGAGAGCCATACCCTTTTTCCATATCCTCGAATGGTGTAATATCTATGGCTATTGTGCCGATTTACCTGGAGACCACCGTTGCTGCATCATTCGTCAAATTCTCAAAAAGCCGGCAAGTGGCAACGCATTGGCCGTTCCTtaggtgctgcaaatgtttatgggcgtcggtaatcacttaacatcaggtgactcgcctgctcgctatttttacaaaaaaaggaAGGTCAGCAGtcgtaattatattttttgcagATATGTTTGGTTATTGAGTGAGGAacgatatttaaaataaaacaaatcaatgAAAACACCACTAAaggtatattaatatttaatgataACAGCACAAACCACAATAGACGACTATTGctgctatttttttaaaactatatgTAATTATCTTATTTAAATTGTCATAAAGTAAAATactattttaacaaatattcTTCACCTCTAACGAAGATAAGTACAatctacttaaaaaataaaaacatgtctTCCTTCTAAATAATCACACACAAAAAACGATAGTTAAAGACGGAAACATACTTTCAACTTGAGACGCGATGGactaaattatgtattttctaAATTGCAACACGCTTGATACTTTATCAAGTAATAATATGCGTATTCAAAGGAAGTTAATGACGCAACTCTAACATGTAGCACTCAAGGCATTCATgttgatgtaaaacatgaatgcaaataaataaagaataaagaataaaggtGTCATTCAAATATGAATTTTAACACTTGCTTTTATACATTTCTTGATTGACAAATAAACCCCCCATGGCTGAGTGCAAACATTAATCGCATGCGGTTACTGCATCACGTTCAAATGgggttataattaaaaaaaccgttTAAAAGATGCTGGTtgctacttagtacctactgcATTAGAATACGTTCAACGTCACTATTCTATATGATAACCTGATGCGGCGACGACCGCATGCAGTAACTTAATATTTACATCAAGCTTGACAGTTTCATTTATTGCATATAAATTGCTTCAGGCGCAGCAATTTTAACATCATGTGACGATCCCTCATTCTGCTGTTCTTTTTGAACTATTTGCTGTAAATCGTGTTCTTGGACGACCGAGAATATCTTACTCTTCGCAACGTTTAGATGATATGGTGAAAACGTTTTCAATGTTGCGCCAATGCTAAGTAAAAATGCGTCCACTGGATCGGACGAGTCAAATTCTGTAGGGATTGTTGGTTCACTAAATGTCGGGGTACTCATTGGATCAACAACGGCTTCAGCTAATctctttcttcttttcttctttgcACTGGATTTAGACCTGGATAAAGTAAAACATCTTATATTATCCCCTATAATAATTTGTTCCTTACTAGGTAAGCCAGTCTCTAAGCAAGGCACTTAAAACGTTGTTACTGCAAACTAACACAAAAATTGTACGaagaaaaattgaaatgaaagaaTCAAACTATAAAATGTCACGAACTCCTTTAATTAGCAGTTCTTCTTTTGAAGCTGTAGATGTTTACGAACGACCAAATTCAGTATAAATTGTGGCACCATTACTATGACAGATACACAGTGTAACGATTGCAATTATCTCAGATTGGCCGATACTCTCTCACATTGTAAATGCACTGGTGCCCTATAGCAATAACATCATAAATTCTTCTTATTTTTTCCAGATAATCACTCTCACTCACTTTTGCAGTTGAGGTTTCAGTTGCCCATAAGATGGTATAGTTgttttgttacataatattgtaactttttacgatttgaaaagagcaactgctgagtttcttgccggttcagtagaatttttatttcgaaccagtggtagagtctCGGACGTAGCATAAGAGCCATTAGTTttcttacataaaataaataaatcttgatTTTGACCAGCAGGTGGGTGACCCAACAACTGTTAGCTAttcataaaaatagtaattatcAATGACCACAAACCTATTAATCTTCGGTTTCCGTTCTGGCTCATCAAAATTATCACTGTCAACTGCTTCTTCATCACCACAATCATCATTCCCCTGGTTGCTCCTATCATCAGATTCAAACTCTTCGAGCTGGATAGACACATCTTTGTAGTGAGGCCTCAAAAATGAGATTTCATTTTCGTATTTGTAAGCTTTCGGACGTTGTCCTGACTCCAAACTTTTTCTTAGAATTCGTCTATACACATCTCTGATGTTTATCCATCTTATTTTACAATCCGCAGctgaaaccaaatatttagaTCAGAAAATCAATATTTCTAAAATCAAGGTAGGCACTTTTGTGCGTGTATCTAAAATATCAACCTTATCCGATTTAAACTCAATTGAACATAATTTTCAGCTCCGACATTATTTTTCTTGTGGTTGATTTCACAACTTAGATtcgaatttattattttgttgttatagcggtaatagaaatacaaaatattatgtgaatatttcaactctctacctattagagttcatgagatacagcccgctgacagataaaCGCTTATCTGTCGTCTATGGGGGTCgcggcagacagacaaacggacggacggacggacggacagcgcatGCTTAATAATAGGatccatagagtaggattataggATTCTATTGGCACCTTtcagtacggaaccttaaaaatacctGTTCTATTTTACTAAACACATAGTTTTAGAAATACCTAGAACCAAAATTAACGCTTCACGGTTTATTTACATAACCAATAAACAACTCTATTTACTAACATTATTGCAGATCaatcaagatttaaaaaaatctgatacAAACTCACTTTTAAACTTCGAAACGACTTAACTACGAGAAGCAAATAGTAGGGACCACTCGACATAACATCGTAAATTCTAAAAGCAAGCCGAAATCGCCTTACCGGATCTCTTAAGCTCGTCGCCAATCTTCTGCCAAGCAACTTCCCTCAAATTGAAATCCATGTACTTGGCATGGTTGTGGTCGTATAGCACTGGGTTTTCTTTCACTGCACGGATTAGTTTGATGTCGAGTTCCTCGTGGAAAAGCATTGTTTTCATCGCTTTGTTGTGGTCGGAATGCGGTTTGACGTCGCGGCGGTCGTACGCGTCGTGAGTCGTGTCACGTATGTCGGTCGTGTTCGGGTGAAGTCGTAGGTCGGGAGCTAATCGATCCGTCATTCAGTGTTGCTGCTACTAAAAAATATTGTGTTT
This genomic interval carries:
- the LOC123877212 gene encoding uncharacterized protein LOC123877212; its protein translation is MKTMLFHEELDIKLIRAVKENPVLYDHNHAKYMDFNLREVAWQKIGDELKRSAADCKIRWINIRDVYRRILRKSLESGQRPKAYKYENEISFLRPHYKDVSIQLEEFESDDRSNQGNDDCGDEEAVDSDNFDEPERKPKINRSKSSAKKKRRKRLAEAVVDPMSTPTFSEPTIPTEFDSSDPVDAFLLSIGATLKTFSPYHLNVAKSKIFSVVQEHDLQQIVQKEQQNEGSSHDVKIAAPEAIYMQ